The following proteins come from a genomic window of Rutidosis leptorrhynchoides isolate AG116_Rl617_1_P2 chromosome 10, CSIRO_AGI_Rlap_v1, whole genome shotgun sequence:
- the LOC139870919 gene encoding uncharacterized protein yields the protein MLKSKIVEIKAERAQQNREKNRSNSDSTISPVTSPVVEPPPLRVKSEVYLRSIHKPFDIVARGWVLSLDPKEVVGGKEIGSRYYSVNPQVAIQKDEELIRPYGHMDTIIEAIGTPIAWPRNFVEYLLIKKIAS from the exons ATGTTGAAATCAAAGATCGTGGAAATAAAGGCGGAAAGAGCACAACAGAATCGGGAAAAGAATCGGTCCAACAGTGATTCAACTATTTCCCCAGTTACCTCACCAGTCGTTGAACCTCCACCTTTACGG GTTAAGTCTGAAGTATATCTGAGGAGCATTCACAAGCCGTTTGACATAGTAGCAAGAGGATGGGTTTTGAGTTTAGATCCAAAAGAGGTGGTGGGAGGGAAAGAGATTGGTTCAAGATACTATTCGGTTAATCCTCAGGTGGCAATTCAAAAAGACGAAGAGCTGATTAGGCCGTATGGACATATGGACACAATTATTGAAGCTATAGGCACGCCTATTGCATGGCCAAGAAATTTTGTCGAG TACCTCTTGATTAAGAAGATTGCTTCATGA